One Thermococcus kodakarensis KOD1 genomic window carries:
- a CDS encoding AbrB/MazE/SpoVT family DNA-binding domain-containing protein codes for MEVVKVSSKGQIVIPKSLREKLGIKEGEYLLIFSRGDVIVMKKLNIDVEEILKEGEEAAKSLGVSEEDVAKAVRKVRYGE; via the coding sequence ATGGAGGTCGTGAAAGTCTCCTCGAAGGGTCAGATCGTGATACCGAAGAGCCTCAGAGAAAAGCTGGGTATAAAGGAGGGGGAGTATCTGCTAATCTTCTCCAGAGGGGACGTTATAGTGATGAAAAAACTTAATATCGACGTCGAGGAGATCCTCAAAGAAGGAGAAGAAGCGGCAAAATCCCTTGGAGTTTCAGAGGAGGACGTTGCCAAAGCAGTAAGGAAAGTGAGGTATGGGGAATGA
- a CDS encoding putative toxin-antitoxin system toxin component, PIN family, producing the protein MRVLLDTNVLISAYFWHGNERRLLWECLVGLHENVISDYIEDEIRRVLTGKFGISPDKVDRYLLLLEEFSIKVQTGKIPPISRDPKDNPIIAAAVSGKVEALVTGDKDLLSLRDGEKLFCHMGFCFMVLTPSEAISCGSQK; encoded by the coding sequence ATGAGGGTTCTGCTCGACACAAATGTTCTCATTTCTGCCTACTTCTGGCACGGTAACGAACGGCGGCTCCTCTGGGAATGCCTTGTGGGACTCCACGAGAACGTCATCTCAGATTATATAGAGGATGAAATTAGAAGAGTCCTTACTGGAAAATTTGGGATTTCTCCTGATAAGGTCGACAGATACCTCTTGCTCTTGGAAGAGTTCTCGATCAAAGTGCAAACAGGAAAAATTCCGCCTATTTCGCGGGATCCAAAAGACAATCCAATAATCGCTGCAGCAGTTTCGGGAAAAGTTGAAGCACTGGTAACTGGAGATAAAGACCTCCTCAGCCTTCGAGACGGTGAAAAGCTTTTCTGCCACATGGGGTTCTGTTTTATGGTCTTAACACCCTCGGAGGCGATATCATGCGGGAGTCAGAAATAA
- a CDS encoding chloride channel protein, which produces MATSNGRYIKKWATVLGFSLMAGVVGGLGAVLFRVLIAWTHDFFFGKILPVVSYQVGELNLGYALLPALGALIVAFIIVEFPDIRGNGIPEVIEAVIFKGGNIPGRFAVAKIVATAITIGSGGSVGREGPIGFIGAALTSILARWFNLSKEMKKLLVTCGLAAGIAGTFNTPLAGAMFALEVVYMGAFSVNLVPIFISSVTGNAITLAILKRAFEVEIPGNLGHTLLELPFFFLLGIILGVLAAFYARFIYRVFNAFEDLRINPLLKPVIGGLGVGFLGMFFPTYGIFGIGYEGMELAFYGKLTLGLLLTLGVVKMLATALTVGSGNSGGVFAPSLYIGTMFGVAFGILVGMAFPSLAPNLTVYALAGMAAFFSGMTQAPITQILMVTELTRSYAVLPAVMTSATMGFLTARFFLNGESIYTLKLLRKGYRVRTGRPVVLETISVGEIMSRDPVYVTKDMTLFDVEHLIGETAHDCFPVVDENLNVVGIIGIKDILKKPSSVKRLKVERFLNRAYAVTYPTETAEAAFEKLMAYDQNLLPVVESPTNRRLVGVVTKRDIYRAYYRGLEGMYID; this is translated from the coding sequence ATGGCAACCTCAAACGGTCGCTACATCAAGAAGTGGGCAACGGTGCTTGGGTTCTCGCTGATGGCGGGGGTAGTTGGGGGACTCGGTGCCGTCCTCTTCAGAGTTCTGATAGCCTGGACTCATGATTTCTTCTTCGGTAAGATTCTGCCCGTAGTCTCCTACCAGGTAGGCGAGCTAAACCTGGGCTATGCTCTTCTTCCAGCTTTGGGTGCGCTCATTGTTGCCTTCATCATTGTTGAATTTCCTGACATAAGGGGAAACGGAATACCGGAGGTCATCGAGGCGGTCATCTTCAAGGGAGGCAACATACCGGGCCGTTTCGCAGTAGCAAAAATAGTTGCCACAGCCATAACCATTGGTTCTGGAGGAAGTGTGGGCAGGGAAGGGCCGATAGGCTTCATAGGTGCGGCATTGACTTCGATCCTCGCGAGGTGGTTCAACCTTTCAAAGGAGATGAAGAAGCTCCTCGTAACCTGTGGATTGGCCGCTGGAATAGCGGGAACCTTCAACACCCCGCTCGCTGGAGCGATGTTCGCCCTTGAGGTTGTTTATATGGGGGCCTTCTCCGTTAACTTAGTCCCAATCTTCATCTCCTCTGTTACTGGAAACGCCATCACACTCGCCATACTCAAGAGGGCCTTTGAGGTCGAAATCCCCGGAAACCTCGGGCATACCCTCCTCGAGCTTCCCTTTTTCTTCCTGCTGGGTATAATCCTCGGAGTTCTCGCGGCTTTCTACGCCAGGTTCATCTACCGCGTCTTCAACGCCTTTGAGGACCTGAGGATCAACCCGCTTTTAAAGCCGGTAATCGGCGGCCTTGGAGTTGGTTTTCTCGGGATGTTCTTCCCAACGTATGGGATATTTGGAATAGGCTATGAGGGAATGGAGCTGGCCTTCTACGGAAAGCTCACCCTCGGGCTCCTGCTTACCCTTGGGGTGGTTAAGATGCTCGCAACGGCACTGACCGTTGGCTCTGGAAACAGCGGAGGCGTCTTCGCACCGAGCCTCTACATAGGGACGATGTTCGGGGTGGCCTTCGGGATTCTTGTGGGAATGGCTTTTCCCTCCCTTGCCCCAAACCTAACTGTTTATGCCCTCGCTGGAATGGCGGCCTTCTTCAGCGGGATGACGCAGGCCCCGATAACGCAGATACTCATGGTAACCGAACTGACGAGGAGCTATGCTGTTCTGCCGGCAGTTATGACATCAGCAACGATGGGCTTCCTGACGGCGAGGTTCTTCCTCAACGGCGAGTCCATATACACCCTCAAGCTCCTGAGAAAGGGCTACCGTGTCAGGACTGGAAGACCCGTGGTTCTTGAGACAATCTCAGTTGGGGAAATAATGAGCAGAGACCCCGTCTATGTAACAAAGGACATGACCCTCTTCGACGTTGAGCATCTAATTGGTGAAACCGCCCACGACTGCTTTCCTGTGGTTGATGAGAACCTCAACGTCGTAGGCATAATAGGTATCAAGGACATCCTGAAGAAGCCATCATCCGTGAAAAGGCTGAAGGTTGAGAGGTTCTTAAACAGAGCCTACGCCGTTACCTATCCAACCGAAACGGCCGAGGCGGCATTCGAAAAGCTGATGGCCTACGACCAGAACCTTCTCCCCGTTGTTGAGAGTCCTACCAACAGGAGACTCGTGGGGGTTGTTACCAAAAGGGACATATACCGCGCCTACTACCGCGGCCTTGAGGGGATGTACATAGACTGA
- a CDS encoding TIGR00375 family protein, giving the protein MIVDADLHIHSRYSKAVSKAMTIPNLAENARFKGLEMVGTGDILNPNWEKELLKYTKKVDEGTYERNGIRFLLTTEVEDTRRVHHVLIFPNIETVREMRERLKPYSSDIESEGRPHLTLSAAEIADIANELDVLIGPAHAFTPWTSLYKEYDSLKEAYNGAKIHFLELGLSADSEMADMIKAHHKLTYLSNSDAHSPMPHRLGREFNRFEVNEATFEEIRKAILKRGRKIVLNAGLDPRLGKYHLTACSRCYTKYSLEEAKAFRWKCPKCGGRIKKGVRDRILELADTTERPKDRPPYLHLAPLAEIIAMVLGKGVETKAVRLVWERFLREFGSEIRVLVDVPVEELAKVHEEVAKAVWAYRKGKLIVISGGGGKYGEIKLPDEVRNARIEDLETIEVEVPNVEEKPKQRSITEFLRKSNK; this is encoded by the coding sequence ATGATAGTTGATGCCGACCTGCACATTCATTCGCGCTACTCAAAGGCTGTCTCCAAGGCAATGACTATTCCAAATCTGGCCGAAAACGCCCGCTTCAAGGGGCTTGAAATGGTTGGCACGGGAGACATCCTCAACCCAAACTGGGAGAAAGAGCTTCTCAAATACACAAAAAAGGTAGACGAGGGGACCTACGAGAGAAACGGCATCAGGTTCCTCCTCACGACCGAGGTTGAAGATACCCGAAGGGTTCACCACGTCCTTATTTTCCCGAACATCGAAACCGTCCGCGAGATGAGGGAGAGGCTTAAGCCTTATTCTTCCGACATCGAGAGCGAGGGAAGACCACATCTCACTCTTTCGGCTGCCGAAATAGCGGACATTGCCAACGAGCTCGACGTTCTCATAGGCCCAGCTCACGCATTTACACCTTGGACAAGCCTCTACAAGGAGTATGATTCACTTAAGGAAGCCTACAATGGAGCGAAAATTCACTTCCTCGAGCTTGGCCTCTCGGCTGACAGCGAGATGGCAGATATGATAAAGGCCCACCACAAACTTACATACCTCAGCAACAGCGACGCCCACTCACCGATGCCCCACCGGCTTGGAAGGGAGTTCAACCGCTTTGAGGTTAATGAAGCTACCTTCGAAGAAATCCGGAAGGCCATACTGAAGCGCGGGAGAAAGATCGTCCTCAACGCAGGTCTCGACCCGAGGCTCGGCAAGTACCACCTTACCGCATGCTCTCGCTGTTACACCAAGTACTCCCTCGAAGAGGCCAAAGCCTTCCGCTGGAAGTGCCCAAAGTGCGGCGGGAGAATAAAGAAGGGCGTGAGGGACAGAATCCTTGAGCTTGCAGACACTACCGAGAGGCCGAAGGACAGACCGCCCTACCTGCACCTCGCCCCCCTCGCCGAGATAATAGCGATGGTTCTCGGCAAAGGAGTCGAGACCAAAGCTGTAAGGCTTGTCTGGGAGAGATTTCTGCGGGAGTTCGGAAGCGAGATAAGGGTTCTTGTTGACGTTCCCGTCGAGGAGCTGGCAAAGGTTCACGAGGAGGTAGCCAAGGCAGTCTGGGCATACAGAAAGGGCAAGCTCATCGTTATCTCCGGCGGAGGGGGCAAGTACGGCGAGATCAAGTTGCCAGATGAGGTAAGGAATGCGAGAATTGAAGACCTAGAGACCATCGAGGTTGAAGTTCCCAACGTTGAGGAAAAGCCCAAGCAGAGGAGCATAACCGAATTCCTCCGAAAGTCAAATAAGTAA